A genomic window from Halogeometricum sp. S3BR5-2 includes:
- a CDS encoding glycosyltransferase family 2 protein gives MYKNATVGLVVPAYNEEGKVGTVIDTVPAYVDRIYVVDDGSTDGTWAEITAHADEGNRKTTPEADRFDERFVPIRHEENRGVGGAIKTGYLRAREERIDVTAVVGGDGQMHPDELGRYLDPIVDGTAEYAKGSRFSSPEDMVGIPPFRLVGNLTLSYLTKYASGYWFLMDSQNGYAAISLHALEEIDLEGMYEYYGYCNDLLVKLNLEDLRVADVPRSAEFAYSEGWDSHIDYAEYVPRVSWMLLRNFVGRLYRKHLLRERDPFVLCYGAGVGLVLKSIRDRVGSGDERSTPWLSTVGGVLLFLLGTLLDARANRDLCVRVDRDSARGDDAVQRRPTDRQRND, from the coding sequence ATGTACAAGAACGCTACAGTCGGCTTGGTCGTCCCCGCCTACAACGAGGAGGGGAAAGTGGGTACAGTGATCGATACGGTTCCGGCGTACGTCGACCGAATCTACGTCGTCGACGACGGCTCCACCGACGGGACGTGGGCGGAGATAACGGCGCACGCCGACGAGGGGAATCGGAAGACGACGCCAGAGGCCGACCGATTCGACGAGCGGTTCGTCCCGATACGCCACGAGGAGAACCGCGGCGTCGGCGGCGCCATCAAGACGGGCTACCTCCGCGCTCGCGAGGAGCGAATCGACGTGACGGCCGTGGTCGGCGGTGACGGGCAGATGCACCCCGACGAACTCGGCCGCTACCTCGACCCCATCGTCGACGGCACCGCGGAGTACGCGAAGGGCAGTCGATTCAGCAGCCCGGAGGACATGGTCGGCATCCCGCCGTTCCGCCTCGTCGGCAACCTCACCCTCTCCTATCTCACGAAGTACGCCAGCGGCTACTGGTTCCTCATGGACTCACAGAACGGGTACGCCGCCATCTCGCTGCACGCCCTCGAAGAGATAGACCTGGAGGGGATGTACGAGTACTACGGCTACTGCAACGACCTGCTCGTGAAACTCAACCTCGAAGACCTTCGCGTCGCGGACGTCCCGCGGTCCGCGGAGTTCGCGTACAGCGAGGGTTGGGACAGCCACATCGACTACGCGGAGTACGTCCCGCGGGTGTCGTGGATGCTGCTGCGGAACTTCGTGGGGCGACTCTACCGGAAACACCTGCTTCGGGAGCGGGACCCGTTCGTCCTCTGCTACGGCGCCGGCGTCGGCCTCGTCCTGAAGTCGATTCGGGACCGGGTCGGGTCCGGTGACGAACGGTCGACGCCGTGGCTCTCGACCGTGGGGGGCGTGCTCCTGTTCCTCCTCGGGACGCTCCTCGACGCCCGGGCGAACCGCGACCTGTGCGTTCGGGTCGACCGCGATTCGGCGCGCGGAGACGACGCGGTGCAGCGACGACCGACCGACAGACAACGGAACGACTGA
- a CDS encoding ATP-grasp domain-containing protein, which translates to MTTTTDDARTTMDDIVVLITGAGAPGASGIIKSLRSVDERDVTIVGVDMNSHAYGFALVDEAYVVPAGGDDDYVPRLLDVATDENVDIVLPLTTAELEPLAAAKERFRAEGIEVAVSDPDALAAANDKGDLYEAVGDFGLSAAPTYRRVASEAEFLDAVRELGYPENPVCFKRPVASGMRGFRVLDPDRDRLDSLLNEKPTAATTTLDEIVPVLSSGEEFPELVVMEFLPGAEYSVDVLAMGDEVGPVVPRSRERTRAGISFEGVVERNEDLIDAATEICRRLGLEYSVNLQFKYDADGTPKLLEINPRVSGTIIMCVGAGANFPYFAVKHALGEDIPPVDVDWGTRMIRYWQEVFHSPDGTLFHVTGENDRAPVVRGRGQR; encoded by the coding sequence ATGACGACGACAACAGACGACGCGCGAACGACGATGGACGATATCGTAGTGCTGATCACCGGCGCGGGCGCCCCCGGCGCTTCGGGAATCATCAAGAGCCTGCGCTCGGTCGACGAACGCGACGTGACCATCGTGGGGGTGGACATGAACTCGCACGCGTACGGGTTCGCGCTGGTCGACGAGGCGTATGTCGTCCCCGCCGGCGGCGACGACGACTACGTCCCCCGACTGCTGGACGTCGCGACCGACGAGAACGTCGACATCGTGCTTCCGCTGACGACGGCCGAGTTGGAACCGCTCGCGGCGGCCAAAGAGCGGTTCCGGGCGGAAGGCATCGAGGTGGCCGTCTCCGACCCCGACGCCCTCGCGGCGGCGAACGACAAGGGCGACCTCTACGAGGCCGTCGGCGACTTCGGACTGTCCGCGGCGCCGACGTACCGTCGGGTCGCCTCGGAGGCGGAGTTCCTCGACGCCGTCCGGGAACTCGGCTACCCCGAGAACCCGGTCTGCTTCAAGCGGCCGGTCGCCAGCGGGATGCGCGGCTTCCGCGTCCTCGACCCCGACCGCGACCGGTTGGACAGCCTCCTCAACGAGAAGCCCACGGCGGCGACGACGACGCTCGACGAGATCGTCCCGGTGCTCTCCTCGGGCGAGGAGTTCCCGGAACTCGTCGTCATGGAGTTCCTCCCCGGTGCCGAGTACAGCGTCGACGTGTTGGCGATGGGCGACGAGGTCGGCCCTGTCGTTCCGCGGTCGCGCGAGCGGACCCGAGCGGGCATCTCCTTCGAGGGGGTCGTCGAGCGCAACGAGGACCTCATCGACGCGGCGACGGAGATCTGCCGACGCCTCGGTCTGGAGTACAGCGTCAACCTCCAGTTCAAGTACGACGCGGACGGGACGCCGAAGCTCTTGGAGATAAATCCGCGCGTCTCGGGGACGATCATCATGTGCGTCGGCGCGGGGGCGAACTTCCCCTACTTCGCCGTGAAGCACGCGCTGGGGGAGGACATTCCGCCGGTCGACGTCGACTGGGGGACGCGGATGATCCGGTACTGGCAGGAGGTGTTTCACTCACCCGACGGAACCCTGTTCCACGTCACCGGCGAGAACGACCGGGCACCCGTCGTGCGGGGACGCGGACAGCGATGA
- a CDS encoding HAD family hydrolase, with protein sequence MRAVCFDLDDTLFDYHQYVRGGLLAAAAALEARTGRDHGEELLSLYFEEGVTDATFDRLLSRHDLSPSLVPELVEAYHGSPTEMRLSPYPDARPTLDRLADDYALGVVTDGRNGHAKLDVLGLETYFETVVVTPEHGISKREERAFRLALDDLGVDPARTAYVGDNPVTDFREPNRLGMRTVRLRRGRYRDRTPEDGARPDHVIDSLDRLPSLLEPNPHP encoded by the coding sequence ATGAGAGCCGTCTGCTTCGACCTCGACGACACGCTGTTCGACTACCATCAGTACGTCCGCGGCGGACTGCTGGCGGCGGCGGCGGCGCTCGAAGCCCGAACCGGACGGGACCACGGCGAGGAACTCCTCTCGCTGTACTTCGAGGAGGGCGTGACCGACGCAACGTTCGACCGACTGCTGTCGCGACACGACCTGTCGCCGTCGCTCGTCCCCGAACTGGTCGAGGCGTACCACGGCTCTCCCACCGAGATGCGGCTCTCCCCGTACCCGGACGCGCGTCCGACGCTCGACCGCCTCGCGGACGACTACGCGCTCGGCGTCGTCACCGACGGTCGGAACGGTCACGCGAAACTCGACGTCCTCGGACTGGAGACGTACTTCGAGACGGTCGTCGTCACGCCGGAGCACGGCATCTCGAAGCGCGAGGAGCGCGCGTTCAGACTCGCCCTCGACGACCTGGGCGTCGACCCGGCCCGGACCGCCTACGTCGGCGACAACCCGGTGACCGACTTCCGCGAGCCGAACCGTCTCGGCATGCGGACGGTCCGCCTCCGTCGGGGACGCTACCGGGACCGGACGCCGGAAGACGGCGCGCGGCCGGACCACGTGATCGACTCGCTCGACCGACTCCCCTCGCTCCTCGAACCGAACCCGCACCCATGA
- a CDS encoding right-handed parallel beta-helix repeat-containing protein: MTAPPSESNLSRRNALKLGAAALGTAALAGCGAPGGEVSETPSLPERTEGPGPRTERPRAEQYGTVTNVVDAGADPTGSEPIGSELQEHLNDDTLLSFPDGVYRLSNQTFRGLRNAALVAEPGARPVLTPARPADEAGPYFLSFLDVREFVLDGLTFDFRQEGYGGRVQVIGSGDFVARNLTTVGRYPADAIAFRFDVRNEAGTGLVENLVATSVPQTNESVTGMYVGHQHSGELTFRDCEVAGFSDNGLYASAPGGAGGAIPDAMDGPVHVRGGSYRNNNVAGVRLGSTGSTARDVEIVVDRVPPHRNDSVNARGLRLRGQQGQVVENCRITIGPEAGTGFGAIVFHRDSGQATVRNTTVRVDRDGVPAIYAIEPSSGPGGGPTFRNVDIRGSASGGATARLEGRNGTEFRNCSIRQRGSNRSGIELVDSRNCLVADTSIDVSGRPLVTTRSTVRKRNVSIDGGGSGLG, translated from the coding sequence ATGACCGCTCCACCGTCCGAGTCGAATCTTTCCCGTCGGAACGCCCTGAAACTGGGGGCGGCGGCGCTGGGAACGGCCGCACTCGCCGGGTGCGGCGCCCCGGGGGGAGAGGTGTCCGAAACGCCGAGTCTCCCCGAGCGAACGGAAGGACCGGGGCCGCGAACGGAGCGGCCGCGTGCGGAGCAGTACGGAACCGTCACGAACGTGGTGGACGCCGGGGCCGACCCGACCGGTTCGGAGCCCATCGGTTCGGAACTCCAAGAGCACCTGAACGACGACACGCTCCTGTCCTTTCCCGACGGGGTATACCGGCTCTCGAACCAGACGTTCCGGGGGCTTCGGAACGCGGCGCTGGTCGCGGAACCCGGAGCGCGGCCCGTACTCACTCCGGCGAGACCGGCGGACGAGGCGGGGCCGTACTTCCTCTCGTTTCTCGACGTACGGGAGTTCGTCCTCGACGGCCTCACGTTCGACTTCCGCCAGGAGGGGTACGGCGGCCGCGTCCAGGTCATCGGTTCCGGAGATTTCGTCGCTCGGAATCTAACCACGGTCGGCCGGTATCCGGCGGACGCCATCGCCTTCCGCTTCGACGTGCGGAACGAGGCGGGCACCGGACTCGTCGAGAACCTCGTCGCGACCAGCGTCCCGCAGACCAACGAATCGGTCACCGGCATGTACGTCGGCCACCAGCACAGCGGCGAACTGACGTTCCGCGACTGCGAGGTCGCCGGGTTCTCCGACAACGGCCTGTACGCGTCGGCGCCGGGGGGCGCCGGCGGCGCCATCCCCGACGCGATGGACGGTCCGGTGCACGTACGAGGGGGGTCCTACCGGAACAACAACGTCGCCGGCGTGCGCCTCGGGTCGACCGGGTCGACCGCGAGAGACGTCGAAATCGTCGTCGACAGGGTGCCCCCGCACAGGAACGACTCGGTGAACGCGCGGGGACTGCGGCTCCGCGGGCAGCAGGGACAGGTGGTCGAGAACTGCCGGATTACGATCGGACCGGAGGCGGGAACTGGGTTCGGCGCCATCGTCTTCCACCGCGACAGCGGGCAGGCGACGGTTCGGAACACGACGGTTCGCGTCGACCGGGACGGCGTGCCGGCTATCTACGCCATCGAGCCCAGCAGCGGTCCCGGCGGCGGCCCGACGTTTCGGAACGTCGATATCCGCGGGAGTGCGAGCGGCGGCGCGACGGCGCGACTCGAAGGCCGGAACGGGACGGAGTTCCGGAACTGCAGCATCCGACAGCGCGGGTCGAACCGCAGCGGAATCGAACTCGTCGACTCGCGGAACTGCCTCGTCGCGGACACCAGCATCGACGTCAGCGGCCGACCGCTGGTGACGACGCGGTCGACCGTCAGAAAGCGGAACGTTAGCATCGATGGGGGCGGGTCCGGTCTCGGCTGA